AACCTTTTGTTTACGGTGCTCAGTTAAGTTGACTGTCTCTAATAGCTCGTCCACTTTACTCTCTGCCGTTTTTTTATCAATTCCTTTTAATGAAGCAACATACATCAAGTATTTTTCCGCCGTAAAATTTTTATATAAGCCAATATATTGCGGTAAATAACCAAGGACATCACGATATTGTTCATCCAACACTTCAATATCCTTACCGTCCAATAGAATTCGTCCAGATGTCGGTTTTATCAGTGTAACTAACATCCGCATCAAGGTGGTTTTACCAGCCCCATTTGCACCTAAAAACCCATATACGCCCTCTGTTAACTCAAACGAAACATTATTGACAGCTAATTTATCACCAAATTGCTTCGTAATATTTTCAATCGTTAATTTCAAGATGAACACCTCTTATTATTCATATATTTTTGTATCCTACAGGCAATCCATGATCATTCGATCAGGATGAGCGTTTGCTCTCACTTACACGCTTGATAAGCCAATCTAAATCTTCACCCTTATGCTGCTTACAAGCTTTCTTCAGTTAAGAACTGCATCTCTATTTAAATCTTCTTTTTTCACCATTTAACATTAGTTCGGTATATCCGAGCACATGACGGAAGAATTAAAGATAATGCCTCTATCATATTCAGGGTATAACCCTTTATCTTTACACTCTTGAATGGCCTCTTGGTTACTTATTTCGATTGCGTAAGTGCTGTAGCCAATCGTCCCAAAGCCTGTTAATATTACTAAAACAGCGCAAATATATATAATTTTTTTTATTGTCATACTAGTTTCCACACCCTTTCAACATCATCTTGATTTTTTTCAATAGATTAAACGAAACATAAGAATAAAAAGTTTTAAATCTTCCCCAAATTGACTAAAAATCCTTAACCTTGAAGAAGCTGAGACAAGCCTTTCCAAAACAACACCGTTTAAAGTCATTTATAACGCATTATTTCCTATTTATTTTCATTCAACTTCAGACTGTAACTTACCTTAATTAAAACCCCAATTGCTTATCTCAGATAGTTTAACGAGATAGAGATAAAAAAAGTTTTATCTACGTGCAAAAAATAATTTAGTCTCCCTTATTTCTAGATGATTAAGGCTTTGTAGGCACTACTTGACCTATTCAAAAATCAGATTAGAAACCTTTCCTATTTTTTAAAATGAAAAAGTTTATAAATTTCTTTTTGTCCATATTTTTTCAAAAAAATGGCACTCCTATCCATTGAACAGAAAAAGACCCTAAAGAGAGTACATATTACATGCTGCTCTTTAGGGTTTAATTTAGCTGTTATTGAAACACGTCAATACTGATCAATTGGTGCAAATAAAATTCGGGTCAGAAATACCGCAAATATTTCCATTAAACTCATTGTCAAATCCATCATCTTGTATATCAAATAGGTCATTGAAGAAAGAGATATTAAAAAGGATATCATTTTCAAAAGATTGCGTTTCCAAAAAGATGCCATTCAGCTGATTTTTGAAAATAAAATTTCCTTTTACACGATTATTATTGGCTTCTTCATCTAGTAAAATCCCATTTTCAACATTTTTCGAAACTTTATTACCCTCGAGGATATTACTAAATGAGAACGTATTGACTTCAATTCCATCGCCTTCATTTTCAACAATGACATTTCGGTTAATCGTATTATTATTAGATTCCATCCCAACCTCTCCGTCCAACAAGATCCCATCACCATTATTTTCTTTCACAATATTTCCAACAATATGGTGATTATTACCTTCAGTATCAATAAAAATGGCATCATCCCGATTTTTCTTCACGATATTACCTAAAATGATATTACTATTTGTTTGGCTCCCCAAAAATACACCATGACCTGAAGGTTCTTCATCCTCAAGGCCGTTATTCACAATATAATTTCCAACGATTATATTTTCATCAGATTCTGAAAATAAACGGATGCCATCTTCTTCATTGTTCACCACTTTGTTTAGTAAGAGAACATTTTCAGAAGAACCACTTAATTGAATACCATCATCACTTTGGCTTTTTGCTGCTATATTCAGCAATAATGTATTATTGTTCGAGCCAACAACAAAAATCGAATTGTCCCTATTTCGTATATTTTGATTTCCGAGTATAAAATTATTATTGGAAGCAAAATCTACGGAAATTCCCTCATCTACATTCTCATTACTTCTATTAGCGATAAGGAAATTGTCGGTTGAAGTATCTAATAGAATTCCATCATCACCGTTTCGAGAAATATTGTTTAAAATAGCGATATTATTGCTTGATGAATTAAATGAAATCCCTTCAGCACCAATATTAATTACATTATTTCCACTGACCAGGTTATGAGTTGAATTTGGATTAATAACTATACCGCCATTTGTTAAAGTTCCATCATCCTTAAAGTCTCGAACAATGAATCCTTTTATTTTTACGTGAGAAGAATCTGTCACCGTTATTCCATTTAATCCTTCTGCTAAGGTTGACCCATCAATAATGGGATTCCCGATTCCAATTAATTTAAGACGGTCTTTATTGGCCCCGATCGTCACATTCTCCTCATAAGGACTAAGAGTTGGGGTAACGAAAATAATATCACCCGGGTCAGCTGCGGTTACAGCCTCCTGAATCGTTTGAAACGGAGATCGATCCCCAACGACCAGAACCTTCTGGGATAGGAAAACACTTAACAGTACCAATAACATTAAAGCCATTATACTCGTAATGATTAGAGTGACGATGACTCTTGTTTTCTTTAAATTGTCCACCTGTTCTGTTCCTTTCCTTGATAGCTATCGTTACCATCTTATGAAACG
Above is a genomic segment from Bacillus spongiae containing:
- a CDS encoding right-handed parallel beta-helix repeat-containing protein, with amino-acid sequence MDNLKKTRVIVTLIITSIMALMLLVLLSVFLSQKVLVVGDRSPFQTIQEAVTAADPGDIIFVTPTLSPYEENVTIGANKDRLKLIGIGNPIIDGSTLAEGLNGITVTDSSHVKIKGFIVRDFKDDGTLTNGGIVINPNSTHNLVSGNNVINIGAEGISFNSSSNNIAILNNISRNGDDGILLDTSTDNFLIANRSNENVDEGISVDFASNNNFILGNQNIRNRDNSIFVVGSNNNTLLLNIAAKSQSDDGIQLSGSSENVLLLNKVVNNEEDGIRLFSESDENIIVGNYIVNNGLEDEEPSGHGVFLGSQTNSNIILGNIVKKNRDDAIFIDTEGNNHHIVGNIVKENNGDGILLDGEVGMESNNNTINRNVIVENEGDGIEVNTFSFSNILEGNKVSKNVENGILLDEEANNNRVKGNFIFKNQLNGIFLETQSFENDILFNISFFNDLFDIQDDGFDNEFNGNICGISDPNFICTN